In one window of Gopherus evgoodei ecotype Sinaloan lineage chromosome 9, rGopEvg1_v1.p, whole genome shotgun sequence DNA:
- the SELENOT gene encoding thioredoxin reductase-like selenoprotein T: protein MRTLVLLFLLAAGLGRAATEQGALPAKKLRMAYTTGPLLKFQICVSUGYRRVFEEYMRVISQRYPDIRIEGENYLPQPIYRHIASFLSVFKLVLIGLIIVGKDPFAFFGMQAPSIWQWGQENKVYACMMVFFLSNMIENQCMSTGAFEITLNDVPVWSKLESGHLPSMQQLVQILDNEMKLNVHMESMHHHRS, encoded by the exons ATGCGGACGCTGGTGCTGCTGTTCCTCTTGGCggcggggctgggccgggccgcgACGGAGCAGGGGGCCCTGCCGGCTAAGAAGCTGCGCATGGCCTACACCACGGGGCCGCTGCTCAAGTTCCAGATCTG tgTTTCCTGAGGTTACAGACGGGTGTTTGAGGAGTACATGCGGGTTATTAGCCAGCGGTACCCAGACATCCGCATTGAAGGGGAAAACTACCTTCCGCAACCTATATATAG ACACATAGCATCCTTCCTGTCAGTCTTCAAACTAGTATTAATAGGCTTAATAATTGTCGGCAAGGATCCCTTCGCTTTCTTTGGCATGCAAGCTCCAAGTATCTGGCAGTGGGGCCAAGAAAATAAG GTCTATGCTTGTATGATGGTTTTCTTCCTGAGCAATATGATTGAGAACCAGTGTATGTCAACAGGTGCATTTGAAATAACTTTGAATG ATGTTCCAGTGTGGTCTAAGCTGGAGTCTGGTCACCTTCCTTCCATGCAGCAGCTGGTCCAAATTCTTGATAATGAAATGAAACTCAATGTGCACATGGAATCAATGCACCATCATCGATCATAG